Below is a genomic region from Sulfitobacter sp. OXR-159.
TCGAACTGATGCGGAAAACAAGTCTTATCATTCCCATCTTGGTGATCGCCATCGTGGGTGTTCTCTCGGCTGTCTTCGTCGTGGACGAGCGCGAAAAAGCGCTGGTGCTGCGCTTCGGCCAGATCAAACAGGTCCGCAATGAGCCGGGCATCGGCTTCAAGGTGCCCTTCTTGGATGAGGTCGTGCGCTACGAAGACCGGATCTTGTCGCTGGAAACCCCGGTGATCGAAGTCACCCCCGCCGATGACCGTCGTCTGGAAATCGATGCCTTCGTGCTCTACCGGATCGACGACATGGTCCAGTACCGCCAAGCTTTGGGTGCGGGCGGTGAACGTCAGGCCGAAAGCGAAATGGGCGGCATCATGGAAAGCCAGATCCGTGCCGTTTTGGGTTCGCAAGGCGTGACCTCCAACACGATCCTGTCGCCCGAGCGGTCGGACCTGATGGAGCAAATTCGTGTCCGCGCAGATGCCCGTGCACAGGCGCTTGGCCTCAAGGTCGTTGATGTGCGTCTGCGTCAGACCAACCTGCCAGAGCAGAACTTTGATGCGACCCTGCAGCGGATGATCGCCGAGCGTGAGCGTGAAGCCACCGATGAACGCGCCCGTGGCCGCGAGGCCGCGCAGCGTGTGATCGCCCTTGCTGACCGGACCTATGAAGAGATCTTGTCGGAGGCGCGTCGGGACGCACGGATTATCGAAGGTGAGGCGGACGCTCAGCGAAACAAAATCTTCGCGCAGTCTTATGGTCAGGATCAGGAGTTCTTTGAATTCTACCGGTCGTTGACCGCCTATGAGCAGGCCCTGCGGGGCGAGAACTCGACCATGGTGATGTCGCCGGACAGCGAGTTCTTCAACTACCTGCGCTCGGACCGCAATCCTTCGACCACTGTCGATGCGAACGCACCGCCGCAGACAGCGGCCGAGGCACAGGTCCAGACGCCAGCCGAGGCACCGCAAACCGATGCGCCGGCGGCGGAACCTGCGCCAGCGGACGATAGCGCTGCTGCCGACGACACGCAGGAGGAGGCCGCCCCTGCGGCCCCCACCACGCCTGAGCCAGTAGCGCCTGCACCTGTCGCGCCGGACGCGGAGGCCGACCAGCCAGGCGCGCTCGACGAATGAGCCTTGCTCTACTGGCTCTAGGGTCGGTGCTGATATTCGAGGGGCTGGTGTACGCACTGGCCCCTTCGTTTTTGGAGCAGATGCTGGAAATGCTCCGCCGCATCCCTGAGGCGGCGCTGCGCCAACTCGGCGCACTGGTGGTGGTCGCCGGATTGATATTTGTCTGGCTGGCGTTTCAATTGGGCGTCTAAAGGCCGGATCAGGGGCCGAAGGACGTTCGGTTTCGCCGCGCATTCTGCCAAGGCACAGAGGCCCGAGCGATAAATCATCAGCCGCGTGCCCGTTGAAATGCCCGTGATCGGCCCCATCTTTGCTATTGCAGCGCGTCCTTTCGGAATGCACTCTGCCCACGTTGGCAACAACAGGAACAATCAGGAGACGATGAATGCAGGCCAAGGCGGTTTCCCTGTCCAAAACAGCACAACACACCCAATGGATGCGAGCGATGGCAATGGGGGTGATGGCGCTGACCCTCTTGATCCTGCAAGCCAGCATGGCGCTGGCCAAACCTGAAAGCCTTGCCCCGCTTGCGGAAAAGATCAGCCCCTCGGTGGT
It encodes:
- a CDS encoding protease modulator HflC, whose protein sequence is MRKTSLIIPILVIAIVGVLSAVFVVDEREKALVLRFGQIKQVRNEPGIGFKVPFLDEVVRYEDRILSLETPVIEVTPADDRRLEIDAFVLYRIDDMVQYRQALGAGGERQAESEMGGIMESQIRAVLGSQGVTSNTILSPERSDLMEQIRVRADARAQALGLKVVDVRLRQTNLPEQNFDATLQRMIAEREREATDERARGREAAQRVIALADRTYEEILSEARRDARIIEGEADAQRNKIFAQSYGQDQEFFEFYRSLTAYEQALRGENSTMVMSPDSEFFNYLRSDRNPSTTVDANAPPQTAAEAQVQTPAEAPQTDAPAAEPAPADDSAAADDTQEEAAPAAPTTPEPVAPAPVAPDAEADQPGALDE
- a CDS encoding DUF2065 domain-containing protein, which codes for MSLALLALGSVLIFEGLVYALAPSFLEQMLEMLRRIPEAALRQLGALVVVAGLIFVWLAFQLGV